The following are encoded in a window of Candidatus Poribacteria bacterium genomic DNA:
- a CDS encoding SDR family oxidoreductase, giving the protein MRLKDKVALVTGGGSGIGGATAVLFAAQGAKVVVSDLNEANALETVAEIKTDGGDATALTGDVSRNADAEAMVKDTVKTYGTLDIVVNCAGVIAGKALPKGASPEEVWDRVMEVNLKGTYLVTWHAVRMMEGSGGGSIINIASINGIVGYPIGLGGGFDAYVPSKGGVVQFTKNLAIDYGKKNIRVNCICPGHIDTNLIREFVQEQREWLEQRYPMGRIGKPEEIAYAALFLASDESSFVTGAPLIVDGGYTAQ; this is encoded by the coding sequence ATGCGTTTGAAGGACAAAGTAGCGCTGGTTACGGGAGGCGGTTCCGGCATTGGGGGTGCGACAGCGGTGCTATTCGCTGCGCAGGGAGCGAAGGTGGTCGTCTCCGATTTGAATGAGGCTAACGCCCTCGAAACCGTTGCAGAGATAAAGACCGACGGAGGTGACGCCACTGCTCTCACCGGAGATGTATCAAGGAACGCCGACGCCGAGGCGATGGTGAAGGATACGGTGAAGACCTATGGCACGTTGGATATTGTGGTCAACTGCGCTGGGGTTATCGCCGGTAAGGCGCTCCCGAAAGGCGCATCCCCTGAAGAGGTGTGGGACCGTGTGATGGAGGTCAACCTGAAGGGGACCTACCTGGTAACGTGGCATGCGGTGCGGATGATGGAAGGGTCCGGCGGCGGGTCTATAATCAACATCGCCTCCATCAATGGAATAGTGGGCTATCCGATCGGCCTCGGCGGCGGCTTTGATGCGTATGTTCCCTCAAAGGGGGGCGTGGTCCAATTCACCAAAAACTTGGCTATCGACTACGGCAAGAAGAACATCCGCGTGAATTGCATCTGTCCCGGTCACATAGACACCAATCTCATCCGCGAGTTTGTCCAAGAACAGCGCGAATGGTTGGAACAGCGTTACCCGATGGGACGGATCGGAAAGCCCGAAGAGATTGCTTACGCGGCACTTTTTCTGGCATCGGATGAATCCTCTTTTGTGACGGGTGCTCCGCTTATCGTCGATGGTGGATATACCGCGCAGTAG
- a CDS encoding SDR family oxidoreductase: MYNLNGKVALVTGAGGEYGIGRAIATRLAKEGADVIVNDIVDNPYAHDSSDWEGAHSVVREIEGFGRQAIAILADVSDADQVDALVNEGVERFGHIDIFVSNAGSRPGPDRVPVVELEEEAWDTVHKINLKGTFLCCRAVARHMIDRGGGGKIITMSSVSGKTGSARFAAYAASKFGVIGFTQALAQELAPHHINVNAICGVT; this comes from the coding sequence ATGTACAATCTCAACGGAAAAGTTGCCTTGGTAACAGGTGCGGGCGGTGAATATGGCATTGGTCGTGCGATCGCGACACGCCTCGCCAAGGAGGGTGCCGATGTCATCGTCAATGACATTGTCGATAATCCTTATGCCCACGACTCAAGCGATTGGGAGGGAGCCCATTCGGTCGTCCGTGAAATTGAAGGGTTCGGTCGACAGGCAATAGCTATCTTAGCAGATGTGTCCGACGCCGATCAGGTGGATGCATTGGTGAATGAAGGCGTTGAGCGGTTCGGGCATATCGACATCTTTGTGAGCAATGCTGGCTCTCGTCCTGGTCCTGACCGCGTGCCGGTAGTTGAACTGGAGGAAGAAGCGTGGGACACCGTGCACAAGATCAACCTCAAAGGGACTTTTCTCTGCTGTAGAGCGGTTGCCCGACACATGATAGACCGCGGCGGGGGCGGAAAGATTATCACCATGTCTTCCGTGTCGGGCAAAACTGGTTCAGCACGTTTCGCAGCGTATGCCGCTTCCAAATTCGGAGTGATCGGCTTCACGCAAGCCTTGGCACAAGAATTAGCGCCTCATCACATTAACGTGAACGCCATCTGTGGAGTTACATAG
- a CDS encoding PQQ-like beta-propeller repeat protein, which translates to MKRALTSVIFFCVITTFLWGTDSFSELEKYWHQWRGPEASGVAPHGDPPIEWSENKNIRWKTEIPGQGHATPIVWDDTIFVTSAVKTNKQIELAPMEEPQRRRGRRGRSSTPSSVHQFVIFAINRSDGSIRWQQTAREEVPHEGTHQTGSWAANSSVTDGEHVYAYFGSRGLYCYDMQGNLQWEKDLGDMATRRSFGEGSSPALYGDAIIINWDHEGDSFIVALDKRTGEELWKVDRDEVTSWATPLVVEHNGNHQVIINATHRTRSYDLATGEVLWECGGMTANTIPSPVTANGIVYVTSGFRGNALQAIRLADAEGDITRGEAIVWEYGRDTPYVPSPLLYDDTLYFLKSNSGILSAFNANTGEAYYGPERLEGISEVYASPVGADGRIYIASRDGVTLVIKHGSTLEVLAENVLNDGFNASPAIVGKEIYLRGNRSLYCIASD; encoded by the coding sequence ATGAAAAGGGCACTTACCTCTGTCATCTTTTTTTGTGTAATTACAACTTTTTTGTGGGGAACGGACTCGTTTTCAGAGCTTGAGAAATATTGGCACCAGTGGCGGGGACCTGAGGCTTCCGGCGTCGCACCGCACGGAGATCCACCCATCGAATGGAGCGAAAACAAAAATATCCGATGGAAAACCGAGATTCCGGGTCAGGGACATGCCACCCCAATCGTGTGGGACGATACCATTTTTGTCACAAGTGCTGTCAAGACCAACAAACAGATAGAACTAGCACCAATGGAGGAACCGCAGCGGCGAAGGGGTCGTCGTGGTCGCTCCTCAACCCCATCATCTGTCCACCAATTTGTAATTTTCGCTATCAACCGTTCTGACGGGAGCATCCGTTGGCAGCAGACCGCCCGTGAAGAGGTGCCGCATGAAGGAACACACCAGACCGGTAGCTGGGCAGCAAATTCCTCTGTCACCGATGGGGAACATGTGTACGCTTACTTCGGCTCCCGTGGTCTCTACTGTTATGACATGCAGGGGAATCTCCAGTGGGAGAAAGACTTAGGGGACATGGCTACCAGACGCAGTTTCGGTGAAGGCAGTTCACCAGCACTCTATGGGGATGCCATCATTATCAACTGGGACCACGAAGGGGATTCGTTCATTGTTGCTTTGGATAAACGGACGGGTGAAGAACTCTGGAAAGTTGACCGAGATGAAGTAACGTCGTGGGCGACGCCACTCGTCGTTGAACACAACGGGAATCATCAAGTCATTATCAATGCAACGCACCGCACCCGTAGCTACGATCTGGCGACAGGGGAAGTGCTTTGGGAATGCGGCGGTATGACAGCCAATACAATTCCATCGCCCGTAACAGCGAACGGTATTGTCTACGTTACCAGCGGTTTTCGCGGCAACGCTCTGCAAGCGATTCGTCTCGCTGATGCAGAGGGAGACATCACCCGTGGGGAGGCGATCGTTTGGGAGTATGGCAGAGATACCCCTTATGTACCTTCCCCGCTGCTTTATGACGATACACTCTATTTCCTGAAAAGCAACAGTGGAATCCTTTCCGCCTTCAACGCCAATACAGGCGAGGCATACTATGGACCAGAGCGTCTGGAAGGCATCTCGGAAGTCTATGCGTCGCCGGTCGGTGCGGACGGCCGCATCTATATCGCAAGCAGAGACGGCGTCACACTTGTAATCAAACACGGTTCAACGCTTGAAGTCCTCGCTGAAAATGTCCTCAATGATGGTTTCAATGCCTCACCCGCAATCGTAGGCAAGGAGATATATCTACGTGGGAATAGATCCCTCTACTGCATTGCGTCTGATTAA
- a CDS encoding VOC family protein has translation MDIGNIILFVKDMKTVTAFYRDIVGLQPDEEQPFPAHRFFRFNTGQCKLCLHSASKPNGGRQKIGFPVESVKAVHDAFKAKGLRLRPLKNGDGLACFDISDPEGNRIQFGGNY, from the coding sequence ATGGATATAGGAAACATCATACTTTTTGTCAAAGACATGAAGACTGTTACCGCATTTTACAGGGATATTGTCGGATTGCAGCCCGACGAAGAACAACCGTTTCCGGCGCACCGCTTCTTCCGCTTTAACACCGGGCAGTGTAAACTCTGCCTGCACAGTGCGAGCAAGCCAAACGGCGGAAGACAAAAGATTGGCTTTCCCGTCGAAAGTGTAAAAGCCGTTCACGATGCCTTCAAGGCGAAGGGTTTACGATTGAGACCATTAAAAAATGGGGACGGATTAGCGTGCTTCGATATTTCAGACCCTGAAGGCAACAGAATTCAGTTCGGGGGAAACTACTAA
- a CDS encoding SDR family oxidoreductase, which translates to MKDQVVIVTGSGQGIGEATALRFSSEGASVVVVDIQEASGNETVQEIQHQGGKACFVRVDVSNPSDVRNMVEQAVAAFGKIDVLVNVAGVQGMVADIVELPEDEWYHVLNVNLTSVYLCSKYCIPYMLEQGGGSIVNIASMQSFFNMPGSSAYAAAKGGIVSLTRSMALDFAPQNIRINAVAPGYIDTPLLRGFAEATGDMEGAIQQWCSRIPIRRLQQPAEVAEVILFLASSRASAVTGVTYPVDGGILTAQPFMGD; encoded by the coding sequence ATGAAAGATCAGGTTGTTATTGTCACCGGCAGTGGTCAGGGCATCGGCGAGGCAACTGCCTTGCGTTTCTCAAGCGAAGGGGCATCCGTGGTTGTGGTGGACATCCAAGAAGCGAGCGGCAACGAAACGGTCCAAGAGATTCAGCATCAAGGCGGCAAAGCGTGTTTTGTCAGGGTTGATGTGTCAAACCCCAGCGATGTGCGTAATATGGTAGAACAAGCCGTGGCAGCGTTTGGAAAGATAGATGTCCTTGTTAATGTCGCCGGCGTTCAGGGGATGGTCGCCGATATTGTTGAGTTGCCTGAGGATGAATGGTATCATGTTCTCAATGTAAATCTCACAAGCGTCTACCTCTGTTCAAAGTATTGCATTCCTTATATGCTCGAACAGGGCGGCGGCTCCATCGTCAATATAGCGTCGATGCAGAGTTTTTTCAACATGCCCGGATCATCGGCGTATGCCGCCGCGAAGGGAGGCATCGTCTCATTAACGCGAAGCATGGCGCTGGATTTTGCCCCCCAAAACATCCGCATCAACGCTGTCGCACCCGGCTATATCGATACACCCTTACTGCGTGGATTTGCGGAGGCGACCGGCGATATGGAAGGTGCTATTCAGCAATGGTGCAGTCGGATACCGATTCGACGGTTGCAACAACCCGCGGAGGTTGCGGAAGTGATTCTGTTCCTCGCCAGTTCAAGAGCTTCAGCGGTGACCGGTGTCACCTATCCGGTTGACGGGGGTATCTTAACGGCTCAGCCGTTCATGGGGGATTAG
- a CDS encoding phytanoyl-CoA dioxygenase family protein, with protein sequence MYEAEQFPTMSEREKYLFDLQGFIVVKDLLSTDEVKRLNEAVDANIDKHSEHDLRAVGPQLEGKYLRSRISGMLTWEHPWCQPFRDLLAHPKLIPYLNTLLGRGWKLDHEPDILTATAGTEGLRLHGDGNVTFNGSRFYAYQNGRMRCGLINCQFYMTDVNPGDGGLCVIPGSHKANYSCPEDILLWEANREIVYHIPLSAGDMVIFNEATTHGTLPWKGKGERRTALYRYTPKYLHYHGGYYEADMPEWVSELTEAQQAVLEPPYIYHRPLIEADGTTLVRPRREGE encoded by the coding sequence ATGTACGAAGCAGAACAGTTTCCCACAATGAGCGAACGAGAAAAATACCTATTCGATCTGCAGGGCTTTATCGTTGTTAAAGATCTTCTCTCAACCGACGAGGTGAAACGCCTGAATGAAGCTGTTGATGCGAACATAGACAAACATAGCGAACACGATCTCCGCGCAGTTGGTCCACAGTTGGAAGGAAAGTACCTCCGCAGTCGTATCAGCGGTATGCTAACTTGGGAACACCCTTGGTGTCAGCCCTTTCGTGATCTGTTAGCTCATCCCAAACTCATCCCTTACCTCAATACCCTGCTGGGGCGAGGTTGGAAGTTGGATCATGAGCCAGATATACTGACTGCCACAGCCGGTACCGAAGGTCTGCGCCTTCATGGCGATGGCAATGTTACTTTCAACGGATCTCGCTTCTACGCCTACCAAAACGGCAGAATGCGGTGCGGTCTGATCAATTGCCAGTTTTACATGACAGATGTGAACCCTGGCGATGGCGGTCTATGCGTCATACCGGGCAGCCACAAAGCGAACTACTCCTGTCCCGAAGACATCCTGTTGTGGGAAGCCAACCGGGAAATTGTCTACCACATCCCCCTTTCAGCTGGCGATATGGTGATCTTCAACGAAGCAACCACGCACGGCACCCTTCCGTGGAAGGGAAAAGGTGAGAGACGCACCGCACTCTATCGCTATACTCCCAAGTACCTCCACTATCATGGTGGCTATTACGAGGCAGACATGCCGGAGTGGGTCTCTGAATTAACTGAAGCCCAACAGGCGGTGCTGGAGCCTCCATACATTTATCACCGACCGCTGATTGAGGCAGATGGCACCACGCTAGTGAGACCTCGTCGAGAGGGAGAGTAA
- a CDS encoding SDR family oxidoreductase — translation MRQRNSSVPLGRVGVGEDVAKTAVFLASSESDYLTGLAINVAGGLVMS, via the coding sequence ATGAGACAACGCAATTCGAGTGTTCCCTTGGGACGGGTTGGCGTAGGGGAAGATGTGGCAAAAACAGCCGTTTTTCTCGCTTCGTCTGAATCCGATTATCTCACGGGCCTCGCTATCAACGTCGCCGGTGGTTTAGTAATGAGTTGA
- the grxC gene encoding glutaredoxin 3, with translation MPNVKMYTTSFCPYCYKAKGILDRMGIEFEEINIKGDPSMRDEIEKLTGRRDVPQIFIDDQHIGDDDDLAELAASGKLNEIFNIEGETDGRDKKRKRWFGRA, from the coding sequence ATGCCAAACGTTAAGATGTATACAACCAGTTTCTGTCCATACTGCTACAAGGCGAAAGGTATCCTTGACAGGATGGGCATCGAATTTGAAGAAATCAACATCAAAGGGGATCCCTCGATGCGCGATGAAATTGAGAAGCTAACCGGTCGCCGCGATGTACCGCAAATCTTTATCGATGATCAACATATCGGCGACGATGATGATTTAGCTGAACTCGCAGCATCGGGGAAACTGAATGAAATTTTTAACATAGAAGGAGAAACAGATGGCAGAGATAAAAAACGGAAACGATGGTTTGGAAGAGCGTAA
- a CDS encoding dienelactone hydrolase family protein, with amino-acid sequence MKTFYSLTRLIVSIIGFALIGGLMMDGTYADADTAKEQLENSPRHGEWVKITAESGREVSAFIVFPEIKENAASVIVIHEIFGLTDWIRQVGDELAKAGFVAICPDFLSGMGPNGGGTDSFEGNSVRRAIRDLDPDQITADLKAVTKYVRDLPSTTDVVAVSGFCWGGRQSFRFATNDNSLKAAFVFYGSPPDAAALGKITCPIYGFYGESDNRINSTIESTKAAAASAGITYEPVIYSGVGHGFLRRGMAAEASEVQKAATREAWERWANLLNKQ; translated from the coding sequence ATGAAAACGTTTTACAGTTTAACCCGATTAATTGTGTCAATCATCGGTTTCGCCCTGATTGGCGGTTTGATGATGGATGGCACTTATGCAGATGCAGACACTGCAAAAGAGCAACTGGAGAACTCACCGCGGCACGGGGAATGGGTGAAAATCACCGCAGAGAGCGGACGCGAGGTCAGTGCGTTCATCGTTTTCCCGGAGATCAAGGAGAACGCAGCTTCGGTGATTGTCATCCATGAGATTTTCGGCCTAACGGATTGGATTAGACAGGTCGGTGATGAACTTGCGAAAGCGGGCTTTGTCGCAATCTGTCCCGATTTCCTTTCCGGGATGGGACCAAACGGAGGCGGCACCGATAGCTTTGAAGGTAACAGTGTCCGGCGCGCGATTCGTGACCTAGATCCGGACCAAATCACAGCGGATCTCAAAGCGGTGACAAAATATGTCCGCGATCTGCCTTCGACGACAGATGTAGTCGCTGTGAGTGGATTTTGTTGGGGCGGTAGGCAGTCGTTCCGCTTTGCGACTAATGACAATTCGCTGAAAGCGGCTTTCGTTTTCTATGGCAGCCCCCCAGATGCAGCGGCATTGGGGAAGATTACCTGTCCGATCTACGGTTTTTACGGTGAGAGTGACAACCGAATCAACTCGACCATTGAATCGACAAAAGCAGCTGCAGCATCCGCCGGTATCACCTATGAACCAGTGATCTATTCCGGTGTAGGTCACGGCTTTTTGAGGCGCGGAATGGCTGCGGAGGCGAGTGAGGTTCAGAAAGCTGCAACCCGTGAGGCTTGGGAACGATGGGCGAATTTACTGAATAAGCAGTAG
- a CDS encoding phytanoyl-CoA dioxygenase family protein yields the protein MATQPDYDLDLKLAELKINGYVTFEDLIPVETIDRIREAFLPLLEEVKAHSHTQGEDVKVRGHTDDRLVVEGRLQIVNRYTMYVPWEQPFADPQIFENPVMLDFLDRYWGTSDYHITCYHSNNPYPGSEYQRWHRDAGISKLVPHVGLEVCPHFGIKFPLVDTYEENGSFEILPATQYLADPELENCYDEVLTKGDFPTARRLNLKKGTLWVQDPRTLHRGTPNRADQPRPELVICYSLPWFAMRNPIEMTQMEYDKLSERGREMLSRCEVIG from the coding sequence ATGGCTACGCAACCCGATTATGATCTCGATTTGAAACTTGCCGAGTTAAAAATTAATGGTTACGTTACCTTTGAAGACTTGATACCAGTAGAGACGATAGATCGGATACGTGAAGCGTTCCTGCCCCTCTTGGAAGAGGTAAAGGCTCACAGCCATACGCAAGGCGAAGATGTCAAGGTACGTGGGCACACCGATGATCGGCTTGTTGTAGAAGGGCGTTTACAGATCGTCAACCGTTACACGATGTACGTCCCTTGGGAGCAGCCCTTCGCCGATCCCCAGATCTTCGAGAACCCGGTGATGCTAGATTTTCTCGACCGGTATTGGGGCACCAGCGACTATCATATTACCTGCTACCATTCAAACAACCCGTACCCCGGCAGCGAGTACCAGCGGTGGCATCGAGATGCGGGGATTTCCAAACTAGTTCCCCATGTTGGCTTAGAGGTTTGTCCACATTTTGGTATCAAGTTTCCGCTAGTAGATACCTACGAGGAAAATGGGAGCTTTGAAATCTTGCCCGCCACCCAATACCTCGCCGATCCAGAGTTGGAGAATTGTTACGACGAAGTGCTGACAAAAGGCGATTTCCCCACAGCACGCCGTCTCAACCTAAAGAAGGGAACGCTATGGGTTCAGGATCCACGGACGCTCCACCGTGGAACCCCCAATCGCGCCGACCAGCCCAGACCAGAGTTGGTGATCTGCTATTCCCTCCCTTGGTTCGCGATGCGTAACCCTATTGAGATGACTCAGATGGAATACGATAAGCTCTCTGAACGGGGCAGGGAGATGCTTTCTCGGTGCGAGGTAATTGGATAA
- a CDS encoding phytanoyl-CoA dioxygenase family protein, translating to MENTETVTLTPAQRLHFDIYGFVLLENVLTADEVARMKDALHRMKADPDLESKRVYAHKRGEHHILLGNLVEYDPALLEYAAHPKLVPLVEEVVGGKVRLEETEAIINSRDPEADIKELHKRRYNPTGLHRGTQHGWGTYIEQSKFHCIFVKTLTYLTDVGADDGGTCFIPGSHRLTWDREEMIEAALSDDKLIYQVEATAGSVLLFPESLIHSTTAIRSDKERTILVAGYTPPMVREWPGNEISPEFIETLPEDIKPLISGSDSWRWERRY from the coding sequence ATGGAAAACACCGAAACCGTTACCCTCACCCCCGCACAGCGGCTGCATTTCGACATCTACGGTTTTGTACTGCTAGAGAATGTCTTGACCGCCGACGAAGTCGCTCGCATGAAGGACGCGCTTCATCGGATGAAAGCCGATCCGGATCTTGAGTCCAAACGGGTCTACGCCCATAAACGCGGTGAGCATCATATACTGCTGGGTAATCTGGTCGAGTATGACCCTGCTCTGCTAGAATACGCCGCCCATCCCAAACTGGTGCCGCTCGTTGAAGAGGTGGTCGGTGGCAAGGTCCGCCTTGAGGAGACCGAGGCAATCATCAATAGTAGGGATCCAGAAGCGGATATTAAGGAACTCCACAAACGACGCTATAACCCCACCGGACTCCATCGTGGGACACAGCACGGCTGGGGAACTTACATCGAACAGAGCAAATTCCACTGCATCTTTGTCAAGACGTTGACCTATCTCACCGATGTAGGAGCCGACGACGGCGGCACCTGTTTTATCCCCGGCAGCCACCGGCTCACTTGGGACAGGGAAGAGATGATCGAAGCCGCACTCTCCGATGATAAACTGATCTATCAGGTAGAGGCAACCGCCGGCTCGGTCCTGCTCTTTCCAGAATCCCTCATCCACAGCACGACCGCTATCCGCAGCGACAAGGAGCGTACAATCCTAGTCGCTGGATACACCCCACCGATGGTGCGTGAGTGGCCCGGTAACGAGATCAGTCCTGAGTTTATCGAAACCCTGCCCGAAGATATTAAGCCGCTTATCTCTGGAAGCGATAGTTGGCGTTGGGAAAGACGATATTGA
- a CDS encoding LLM class flavin-dependent oxidoreductase encodes MELGFFTMPLHPPGADFTKTLDHDMEQVVTLDKLGYTEAWIGEHFTFEWENIPSPELFIANALGLTKNIVFGTGVTCMPIHNPAAVAHRIAQLDHLAHGRFYWGVGSSAIPGDCEMFGFAADGDRRKATREGIEAVLQIWEDPKPGLYETEYWRYKIPEPVDDIGLKVHIKPYQKPHPPIAMGGVSPRSDTLVLAGERGWIPMSLNLIPVEVIQTHWEAVEEGAQKTGRTPDRSMWRIAREIYIADTTEQARKEALEGVLARDFNEYWFKLLPKERFKRDPNMSNDEVTVEWLLDNLWIVGSPDDVADQLRQLYEDVGGFGVLLAMGHEWEPKEKWLNSMTLLMNEVMPKLADLT; translated from the coding sequence ATGGAACTCGGTTTCTTCACAATGCCGCTGCATCCGCCGGGCGCGGATTTCACGAAGACCTTGGATCACGATATGGAGCAAGTGGTGACACTGGACAAGTTGGGCTACACAGAGGCGTGGATCGGTGAGCACTTCACTTTTGAATGGGAGAATATCCCATCCCCTGAACTCTTCATCGCGAATGCTTTGGGGTTGACTAAAAACATCGTCTTCGGTACAGGCGTTACATGTATGCCCATCCACAACCCGGCTGCGGTCGCCCATCGCATCGCCCAGCTCGACCATCTCGCGCACGGGCGTTTCTACTGGGGGGTTGGTTCCAGCGCCATACCGGGGGACTGCGAGATGTTTGGATTCGCCGCGGACGGCGACCGGCGAAAGGCAACACGAGAGGGTATCGAGGCGGTGCTCCAAATTTGGGAGGACCCCAAACCGGGGCTATATGAAACCGAGTACTGGCGTTATAAGATTCCTGAGCCGGTGGACGATATCGGCTTAAAGGTGCACATCAAGCCGTATCAGAAGCCTCACCCGCCTATCGCGATGGGAGGCGTTTCACCAAGATCGGACACGCTGGTGTTGGCAGGTGAGCGGGGCTGGATTCCAATGAGCCTCAATCTGATACCTGTAGAGGTCATCCAGACACATTGGGAAGCGGTGGAAGAAGGGGCGCAGAAAACGGGTCGGACTCCGGATCGCTCAATGTGGCGCATCGCACGGGAGATTTACATCGCAGACACAACCGAACAGGCGCGCAAGGAGGCGTTAGAAGGAGTCCTCGCACGCGACTTCAATGAGTACTGGTTCAAACTCCTGCCCAAGGAACGATTCAAGAGAGATCCCAACATGTCCAACGATGAAGTGACAGTCGAGTGGCTACTTGATAACCTTTGGATCGTCGGAAGCCCTGACGATGTCGCCGATCAGCTGCGCCAACTATACGAGGACGTAGGCGGCTTTGGCGTACTCCTAGCGATGGGACACGAATGGGAACCGAAGGAGAAGTGGCTCAATTCCATGACGTTGCTTATGAATGAGGTGATGCCCAAACTGGCAGACCTGACCTAG
- a CDS encoding SDR family oxidoreductase: MRQRDSRVPLGRVGVGEDVAKTAAFLASSESDYLTGLAINVAGGSAMG; encoded by the coding sequence ATGAGACAACGTGATTCGAGGGTTCCCTTAGGGCGCGTTGGCGTGGGCGAAGATGTGGCAAAAACGGCAGCTTTCCTCGCTTCGTCCGAATCCGATTATCTCACGGGTCTCGCTATCAACGTTGCCGGTGGTTCAGCGATGGGTTGA
- a CDS encoding SDR family oxidoreductase — translation MYNLNGKVALVTGAGGEHGIGRAIATRLAKEGADVIVNDVASNPYAYDSNDWEGAHSVVREIEALGRQAVTMLADVSDAGQVDALVDEGVDQFGYIDIFVSNAGSRPGPDRVPVVELEEEAWDTVHEVNLKGTFLCCRAVARHMINRGGGGKIITMSSMLGKQGSARSAAYAASKFGVIGFTQALAQELAPHHINVNAIYRAGELHSSCPIVGGYIRRRVAGEWTAR, via the coding sequence ATGTACAATCTTAATGGAAAAGTTGCCCTAGTGACAGGGGCAGGTGGTGAACACGGCATTGGTCGTGCGATCGCGACACGCCTCGCCAAGGAGGGTGCCGATGTCATTGTCAATGACGTTGCCAGCAATCCTTACGCCTACGATTCAAACGATTGGGAGGGAGCCCATTCGGTCGTCCGTGAAATTGAGGCGTTGGGTCGACAGGCAGTAACCATGTTAGCAGATGTATCCGACGCCGGTCAGGTAGATGCACTGGTGGATGAGGGTGTTGATCAGTTCGGGTATATCGACATCTTTGTGAGCAATGCCGGCTCGCGTCCTGGTCCAGACCGTGTGCCGGTGGTTGAACTAGAGGAAGAGGCGTGGGATACCGTGCACGAGGTGAACCTCAAAGGAACCTTTCTCTGCTGTAGAGCGGTCGCCCGGCACATGATAAACCGTGGTGGTGGTGGAAAGATCATTACTATGTCCTCCATGCTGGGTAAACAGGGTTCGGCACGTTCCGCAGCGTATGCCGCCTCCAAATTCGGAGTGATCGGCTTCACGCAAGCCTTGGCACAAGAATTAGCGCCTCATCACATTAACGTGAACGCCATCTACAGAGCGGGTGAGTTACATAGCAGCTGCCCTATCGTCGGAGGATATATCCGGCGAAGAGTGGCGGGCGAGTGGACGGCACGCTGA